The DNA window GAAAAAACAGGATTACCAAATCTCCTTCAATTGTGTACTTGGAAACTTCATCACGAAGAATAATGAGCTCTTCCTCTGATAAGTCCTTGGTGATTTTGTTCTCCATGCTGAGATCAGAGAGGATTTGGCGAGCATTTGAGCGGCCAATTCCATGAATGTACTGAAGAGAATATTCGACTCGCTTGCTATTTGGAATCTCCACTCCTCCAACACGGGCACATCGGATGCTTAGACTGCCAGCCTAAAATATAACAGGAGAAAAACAAAGCAGCACACAAAGCACAATGCATGATCTCCCATTTAATTCATCAGCAAAACAGGAAAGGAAAAAACTGCTTTTAGTTCTTCGATTTTTCATTACACAGGACATTGCAaggagaaacaagaaaaaaaagaaaaagcatccCAATTGAGATTAAGCTAACCACTACCATAACCAGAGAAGTAAAGTATCGAATTACATAATTACAACATGGATTGGAAGTTATATTTCTTCAATATGAATGACCTGCCCAATCTATGCTTGGTTAACGACAATTACTTAACCCACCCAAATTCATACGAATCTAATTTAACGGACATAACAACTGAGtgaaagaaaaatgcaaaaataatttatcattccCCTTTCTCATATAATTCTCTAATTttccagaagaaaaaaagaaataataaattggaagtataagaagaaaaaaaaatgggaggGTTACCTTGGGAGGGTTTGAAATAGGAAGAGAGATGGAGTTGGAGAGAGAAGTACTTTTTAGTCCGTTGCATATCGCAGAGAGAGAGGGTACCACAGGCATTGCCAGTGTTTGCGCCATTTTCTTTTCCGTCTATCAGGATTTTATTTTCCTGCAGTTTCTAGTAACGTGCAAAACAGAGCGGTTGTGAGCTCCAGGGGTTGCTCAATCGCTTTATCCTCTTAACAGGGAATAACGAGCACACCCCTAGAGGTAGAGTAATCGTTGTTACTCTTACTCGCGTCATCGAGGGCCAATTTGGATAACATATTTCTCGGCCCACAGCTCAAAGTCGAGCTGGCCCAAAGAAAAATTCATTCTTTTCTAAGTAACTTGGGCCAGCCCAAGGTAAATGGTTACAAAGCGAAGACATTACAGAAATTCTTTTATGGTAATTTTCGAACCAGCTTTTTTGCAATAACATTATTTCAAGTTTCAGTTGGGACTTAAATGGACCATCTGCACCCTAAGGCagcattcatgaaaaaaaagatttctcaCCATTTTTCATCCTATTAAGATCCAAGATGGTAATATAAAGACCCCCCTCACTGCCTAACGAAATTTTCATTTCCACTGAGTCGTTCTCCAAGAATAGCACATCGCTCATCAGCCATTAACGAAACTTCAAGATTTTGCAAATAGCCAAGTATCATTTGCCTCAGCTTCTGCATTGGTTTTGCAAGGATTGCTAGGATTATAACCATTAGTAATTCAGTATAGTGACCATCATCCATCAAGTTGTTCAGATGAAACCTGCTCTCATAACAGAAcgtaaatattttctaaatccATTTATTCTCCCGAGCACTTAGAGGTCCAGACTCGTCATCAAATCTGTAAGCCCTTAACATCCGAGTACGGGGGAGGCACAAAAATTGATGGGTGCAAATCCTATCACAGAATGCAGCAGTCCTGAGTTGGCTGCTTACTATTTTTCTATCCCAAACCGGGCACAATACAACACCAGGAGCATCCCAACCTTACAGGCTGCCAATTCATTCCAGCATATAAATGATCACAATTGCTATGAGCAACCAAATTCACTCccttttaattatgataatttctGAAAATCCAAAATCTATCCCAAAACTCACTTTGGCAGGAGACAATACTGATAGAAGGTTGCCAGACAGGAAATCACGAGTAAGAAACCAAAGATACGCTAACTAGAAACAAGAATACTAGTCACTGCTGGAGCTACAATCTAGTAAACTCATCAAACTTCAGTTATCGCATATTCTCTTGTGTGAATCATTTGGCTTGACTTCTTTCTTGATGTTTCCGAATCCGCTCAGCGACTTCCTGAGACCCATACTTTTGGTGTTCTGAGCaataacagaaaagaaaacacaataattaataaagaaatcataTAAACAAGACACCATGAACATCACCAAAGATAGTAAGTTTGGTTGactcaaaatactttttaagaCTTGGCACTCCAGTCTCATTCCATACGCAAGACATGTCACAATTCAGTAATTCATCAATAATAGAGAATAAACAAAAGCCACTATGCTCACAGGAGGCTTTCATTCCTGGAATAGAACCCACTTACCCTTTCTGGTCCGAGCATTGGTTGAGGTGCGCTGTCCTCTGCATGGCAACCCTTCAACATGCCTATATCCTCTGTAGCACTCGATGTCTACCAATCTCTGTACATCAGCTTTAACACGTCGCGCCTAAAAGATTCAAAATTGAATAAGTTAGAAAGGAACTTTTTTGGCAGATAGAGTCACGAGTTTgaggaaagagaaaatagaGCGGGCAGAAAGTTTACCAGATCTGGTCCAGTCAGGTACTTGGAGACTTCTTCTCTAAGAGAGTTGAGTTCTATTCCAGTCAAATCCTTGGTAGGTTTGTTCACCAAGCTTAATTCACAAAGTATTTGATGAGCTCTTTTGCGGCCAATTCCATGAATGTATTGAA is part of the Populus trichocarpa isolate Nisqually-1 chromosome 2, P.trichocarpa_v4.1, whole genome shotgun sequence genome and encodes:
- the LOC7463178 gene encoding small ribosomal subunit protein S13, mitochondrial, whose product is MRSQVEAQDPVHKSPYISTDPVSTSSLLPSLRSQWCSSPLRNMLGLRGSVRLLTEINQSLLQNATFRCQRVQGLRVGNTEIPNDKKLEVALQYIHGIGRKRAHQILCELSLVNKPTKDLTGIELNSLREEVSKYLTGPDLARRVKADVQRLVDIECYRGYRHVEGLPCRGQRTSTNARTRKEHQKYGSQEVAERIRKHQERSQAK
- the LOC7495117 gene encoding 30S ribosomal protein S13, chloroplastic, encoding MAQTLAMPVVPSLSAICNGLKSTSLSNSISLPISNPPKAGSLSIRCARVGGVEIPNSKRVEYSLQYIHGIGRSNARQILSDLSMENKITKDLSEEELIILRDEVSKYTIEGDLRRFNALNIRRLKEIQCYRGIRHIQGLPCRGQRTKNNCRTLKGKRVSIPGKKKAPR